The following are encoded in a window of Peromyscus leucopus breed LL Stock chromosome X, UCI_PerLeu_2.1, whole genome shotgun sequence genomic DNA:
- the LOC114701536 gene encoding melanoma-associated antigen B3-like: MTRLLLFRKASQKLEDAFAVEVREVNSSEPSYNLISKLKLPNNGRIRAGKGFPKTVFVMCVLGIILIRGNCASEEDIWKVLKKKRIYPGKKHRIFGEPRKLLTHYLVKLEYLEYRQVAGSVPPRYEFLWGPQAYAETSKMKVLEYLAKINQTTPSAISAIYEEALKDDQGQTEARDEDDSDATDQTSEEPSVKLPANCTVTVDP; this comes from the coding sequence atgactagactgctactcttCAGGAAAGCTTCTCAGAAGCTAGAAGATGCCTTTGCAGTGGAAGTGAGAGAAGTCAACTCCAGTGAGCCCTCATACAACCTCATCAGCAAGCTGAAGCTCCCCAACAATGGGAGGATTCGTGCTGGCAAAGGCTTTCCCAAGACTGTTTTTGTGATGTGTGTCTTAGGTATTATCCTCATTAGGGGCAATTGTGCCAGTGAAGAAGACATCTGGAAAGTCCTGAAGAAGAAGCGAATCTATCCAGGAAAGAAGCACCGCATCTTTGGTGAGCCCCGGAAGCTCCTGACCCACTATTTGGTGAAGCTGGAGTACCTGGAGTACAGGCAGGTGGCCGGCAGTGTTCCTCCACGCTATGAGTTCCTTTGGGGTCCCCAAGCCTATGCTGAAACAAGCAAGATGAAAGTCCTGGAATATTTGGCCAAGATAAACCAAACAACACCTAGTGCCATCTCTGCCATTTACGAAGAGGCTTTGAAAGATGACCAAGGAcaaacagaagccagagatgAAGATGACTCTGATGCCACTGACCAAACTAGTGAAGAACCCTCAGTAAAATTACCAGCAAATTGCACTGTCACCGTTGACCCTTAA